The window aatcaaatcaaatcaaatcaaatcaaatcaaatcaaataaaaaaatatcaatgggggaagccagattcacttaacgactgactgattcacttaacaagtgcagCTATTCACTCAACTTATGGCAAAAAAAAGCTTGTAAAATCAGATGTGACTAATTTGACAACCACCTTGCTTAGGCATTTCTGTTCATAAGTCAATAAGTCAAGTCAATAAGTCAAGGATTTCTTTAGTACAAATGCAGGAAACACATTTttacaatatatatacatattgtacTGATTGCTTACTGGAAGTTAAACTGTTCTTCCCATATTACAAAGCTTGCTTGGTGGCCAAAGCAGAGAGAAGCAAAATATAACTTACTGTAATTGTTACCTTACACAACGTCTGCTGTGCAAAATTAGCCATACCAGACACAAGTTCATAACTGAACTATGGAGGAAGGTTTGAGCTATTTGGATAAATTTGTATATTATGTATGGATTACTTCCTTGTTAATTACGTTCTGTTAAAAAAGGTCCATCCGTGTGTCCTTTTTGTGTATCTTTCCTGCCATCTTTACACTCTGAGCTAAAACATTTGGAAGGAAGTTTATCAGGCCGAACATTCTTGTAAATCTGAACTTGGCTGCCAAGAATGCAAATGATTCATTCCCTATGAGGAATTAATTTCCTGTCCATGCTACTCCACCCCCTTTAAACATACACTTACTATTCAAAACAAGTGACCCCTCTGTTTCTTTACTCTGCACAAAGTGCATTCTTAACTGTATGATAAATaaatttctccaaatatttctgaCAATTTGTTCGTAGacaaactgaaataaaataataacccaGAGCGTCAATATtaatgatatattattattattattattattattattattattattatttattggatttgtatgccgctcctctccaaagactcagagcggctcacaacaacaaaacatagtagaaatccaattattacaaacaatttaaaacccttaatataaaaataatcatacatcccagacataccatgcataaaacggaacggcccagtggaatcaattcccccatgcctgacggcagaggtgggttttaaggagtttgcgaaaggcaaggagggtgggggcaatcctgatctccaggggagttgattccagagggtcggggcggccacagagaaggctcttcccctgggtcctgccagatgacattgtttcatcgacgggacctggagaaggccaactttgtgggacctaaccggtcgctgggattcgtgcggcagaaggcagtcccggagatattccggtccgatgccatgaagggctttataggtcataaccaacactttgaattgggaccggaaacggattggcaaccaatgcagactgcagagtgttggtgtaacatcggCATacctgggaaatcccatgatcgctctcgcagttgcattctgcgaGATATGATAGCAACATGATAGAAGAAATTCAGAGGCTCTCTGTTCAAATATATTGGGGATAAGGATtgtctggagagagagagacagagagagagagggagcttATATGACCTGTCAGGCATTCAATTCAAAATTTACCAAAACCCAGCTACTCTATCTTTAAAATGATACTAACTGCCATTCTGTTCCTTACATGCATCATACAAAGCTTCATTTAAATAAATGTCCCATCTATATATATTCTGTTTGGTGCACAAAACAAGTTCTCAATTATGCCAGCCTTATAAGTCAGTGTTTTAAaaacttggcaaattgaagatgtgCAGACCAACTTCTAGCATGTTAGCTGGAGATTTCTGAAAGTTGAAGCCCACACATGTTAACATTGCCAGATCTGAAAAGCATTGCTATAGACAAAAGAGTTGATCGCCTCAATTGACTACTAGTTGATTGATCTTAATGACTACTAGTTGATCTTGATCTTGCCTGGCTCTTGGGATCCAGTGAGCTAAGAAAGGTAACTGAATCTGCCTATCTACAAAATGCCACAGCATattctctaataataataataataataataataataaataaataataataataatttattagatttgtatgccgccctctccgcagactcggggcggctcacaacaagaatagtaacaatataacaatgtagaaacatagaaacatagaagactgacggcagaaaaagacctcatggtccatctagtctgcccttatactatttcctgtattttatcttacaatggatatatgtttatcccaggcatgtttaaattcagttactgtggatttaccaaacacatctgctggaagtttgttccaaggatctactactctttcagtaaaataagcaaatctaatatttaaaaaaacatcaaaaaacaCTGTCATTAAAAACATACTACTATCTACTCTTGCCAATTCAGTGTGAAGGGCTGTATTGCTTTCTAAGATttagaatgtgcttttttttaaaggttcaacTAGTACAATAAaagcattttaaattttattcggTTTGTAACTTCCTAGATTCTAAGCATGAAAACATACTTGAGTGCCATCTAGCTAATCTTCACAAAATTTCAAAAGATCAACAGTTGTGTTTTATCAAAATGATCTGTGTGGACAAATTGTTTCGTAAAATTTACAATAGTCCTGGAAAAACCAATACAGTTGGAAAAGTAACTACAACTCTCAAGctatgtctgtctgtttgtctgtctgtcacaTTATTGAATCAATAATCTCTGTCAGAGAGACACTGATCAGTATacaataaaatgtttttaaaaagcatatagaaattaatttttaagaaaaatagaagttaaaaggAGTAAAGTATAATTAAACCTTGGtaaaaattaattgaaaaaaaagttCTCAGGATGCTAACCAATCCCTCAGCTGTGTGCTGTTTTGGTCTCCTGACACAAGACtgcagagcagtggttctcaacctgggggtcaggaccccttttcgactgtttcacaggggtctcctaagaccctgggaaaagacaaatttcccattgtgttaggaactaaagcttctattctggtgccttggaacatatttttacaatccgaccaatcaggtgtttacattgggggtgtccctctgatcttcctgccaatcatcttaaagctctgttgggagaattggcgctagacttatggttgggggtcaccacaacaagagaaactgtattaaggggtcgcggcattagaaaggttgataaccactgctgtagagcaatggttctcaacctgggtgtcAGGACCCCTTttcgactgtttcacaggggtctcctaagaccctgggaaaagacaaatttcctatggtgttaggaactaaagcttctattctggcgccttggaatgtatttttacaatctgaccaatcagttgTTTACAATGGGGGtagccctctgaccttcctgccaatcaaatcaaatcaaatcaaatctgttggaagaattggcactagacttatggttgggggtcaccacaacatgaggaattgtattaaggggtcgtggcattagaaagttgAGAATCACCGCTGTAGAGTCATGTTTGAAGTCATTTTCAGAAGGCCAAAAGTGTAGACCCCTACACCTCTGGGAAGGAGAATTTTCCACCGGTGGGGGCAATGACAGATAATCTTTGTAGAGCCCTGCCAGTTGGACTTCAACTGATGGCTCTGTAACATCCCTTTCCTTCCTGACCAGGTAGGTTTGGGCCGATGCAATGTTGGGACAATTAGGGCATGAGTGATGGAATTGTCACTGCAATACACAGAATTGTTGTCATTGGACCACAGTATTCAAAGCTGGCTTCTTAACTGTTGGttagtacagtgattttcaaccatttttgagacgcggcacattttttacatttacagaatcctggggcacaccaccaaccaaaatgacacaaaatgacactctaacacagtacatattatacatatagttaataatatagtttctaaatgtatttatactcagtgtgaaacctgggcttgtttcgatgaacacaaaagggatatcctttggattatgtattggattgttttttcacttgttgtgagccgccccgagtcttcggagaggggcggcatacaaacccaaataattaaataaataaataaataaataaataaataaagacacacacaaagctcttcctcaacagttctcagtctcttctcttcatctagtggtggcaacatttacctccagtcctgaccaggattagaaattgggactatggggagtagcagcttcaactactcgctgcggccacacaatgataagtgcgtggcagcccgagcggggaccttcctgggtgtgggtgagaggtggcctgctattggttcattgctagtggttgggatgaatcctagaaggtgattggtcagtgaccgttccctgtgcctccattcttcctgtcgctgacagctggagggattgtgaggggaatgtttatgttcggatggaggcggctggcggtgagccggataaatggcctccatgggccgTATCCAGCACGCAGGCCATattttggggacccatgtttaatttccccatggcaaacACCTGACCAtgctgtggcacactggttgaaaaacactgggttagtGAGTAATGACTAATCCTGAGTGTCACaccataagaatagaatagaatagaatagaattctttattggccaagtgtgattggacacacaaggtatttgtctttggtgcatatgctctcagtgtacacaaaagaaaagatacatttgtcaagcatcatgaggtacaacattaatgatgatcaaataagcaatcggaaaacaatataaataaaaatcttaaggatacaagcaacaagttacagtcatatagtcatgtgggaggagatgggtgataggaatgataagaaaaaaacttgtagtaatagtaatgcagacttagtaaatagttataATAGTTTGTAAACTGGTTGTAGCAAAAAATttggaggaactctgggagttgaagtctacaagttgccaatgttggagacccctgcattaAACAATCTCAATGCCCATCAACTCCTATCACAATGCTTCTTAACCCAGGCAACTAAAAGATgtctggactacaactcccagaattccctaggctGAGAGTTATAGCGCGCACCATACAGTATTTGCATTCATTTCCCTCGCCTCAACATTCGTCTCTATTAGCTTATCCCCATTGGCCATTTAGAAGGAACCGCCTTACTTTTTTACCTCTCGGGGAACACTTAAATCTCGCGAGAGGTTTCTTCCCTGCCCCCTTCGCGGGGAAGCCCCGTCAAGCCTCCTTTGCTTtggtgggcgccgccatcttgtttttacgGAGCTTGAGAAAAGTGCTTCCGGGTGAGCTTGTCGGCCCGTTGGTTGGAAAGCGGCGTTTGGCGCTTAGGGAGCCCGCGCGGCTTTCGTTTCATCGACGGGAGGAAGTCATCGGACGAAGATCCGTCCCGATGGCGGTGGAGTCTCGCGTCACTCAGGAGGAGATTAAAAAAGAGCCCGAAAAGCCCATCGACCGCGAGAAGGTACGGAAAGGAGTAAAGTGGAAGgaaggtggcggggagaagcggGGATGGCCGGCTGGTCCCTGTTTGCATGGTGCGATGCCGTGTGCACGACGATCAAACCTCACTGGAGgtgaaggacttcaactcccaaaattctccagccagcttttgcgagagctttgctggctggggaattctggaagttgaagtccgccaggcttaaaagtTGTCCATGTTTTGGAGACCTCCCACTGTAAAAGTGCAACGGGCGCTTCATGCAATTTCATCTCTCCAAGCCCCACTTTGATGGTGAAAGGCGTCGGGGTCTTTCCTCCTTAGGTATCCTTATGGGTCTACTGAGAACATTTGAggctaaaacttatgaagaacgtttgcaggaactggacatgtctagtttaatgaaaagaagggtcaAGAGAGACAGGATAggagtgctccaatatctcagggattgccacaaagaaggaatattctccaaagcacctgagggtagaacaagaagcaatgcgtggaaactaaacaaggagagaagcaacttagacctaaggagaaatttcctgacagaacaattaatcagtggaacagtttgcttccagaagttgtgaatgttccaacactggaagttcttaagaagatgttggataaccatctgtctgaagtagtataaggtttcctgactaagcagagggttggaatagaagacctccaagatcccttccaactctgttgttgttattaactcTGACATTGCACTTATTCTGTTATTACTAAATATCTAAGGAGAAaggatctttcttttttctttctttcttttctttcttcttttcttccttccgtcTAAATTATAACATACTTTGTTTTTTACTGGGTTGCATGCAACCAGCATTGTGATCCATAATATGTTATTGGTCAGcagccctccagaagttgtgaatgccccaacactggaagtttttaagcagaggctggataaccatctgtctgaagtagtgtagggtttcctgactaagcagggcgttggattagaagacctccaactctgttgttattatttgttattattatttatttgtgccCCAGATCATAagttacttcaccttcaactgcagcagtacatgagcacgtaatactaggggtggtgtagggtctcctgcttgagcagggagttggactagatgacctgcaaggtccctttcaagatagatagatagatggatggatggatggatggatgattgatagataaatgatagatagatatagagtagatagatagatgatagataaatagatagagatagatagatagatgattgatagatagataaatgatagatagatatagagtagatagatagatgatagatagatagatagatatagatagatagatatatgattgatagatagatgatagatagatatagagtagatagatagatgatagatagataaataaatagagatagatagatgattgatagatagataaatgatagatatagagtagatagatagatgatagatagatagatgattgatagataaatgatagatagatatagagtagatagatagatagatgattgattgatagataaatgatagatagatatagagtagatagatagatacatgatagatagatagatagatagatagatagatagacagacgtgCATAAACACATTGCTGTGTCTACCATCCCTcttctactgtcctcttttatcattactttttacttacattatgtttatacaaactatcaCAATCCTGTACGTttgacaaattaaaataaaatttgtagtgtttctttttttggtggggggggggggcaaataacACTATGAAAAAGGCCTATATCCTATCTAACAAAACATTCTAaatattttagttatttaaaCTTAGAAATACCGGTATCATTTCTATAGCTGTAGAGAGAATTGATATAAGTTATTTTCATACGCAAATTGGACATTTTGTTAAACTGATTTGGATTGTTCTATTAATCAGTAAACAGTTCTGTCATGATGGGCACATAAGAAGACTCATAAATATTACATTAACTCATGAGACCTTGTCATTGGAGATAAGCTTCATAAAAAGGCATCAAGTTCTATGATTGTTTTGACCCAATTGTGAATTTATTAGAAGTGTTTAAGAAAAGCagtgtacagtacagtattttaaattaaagttttCTAAGATATTGTATGGGCTGGAGAAGTATGCTAGCTGTGAAATTAGTTAGTTGGAGAGAAAACTTGATGCGGTAAGGGATGGAAACAATATCACAAATAAATTGCTACTTCTTTCTAAACTGGCTGCTAACAAGCTTTGAAAATTCTTCAGAAGAATAGGATTTCTGTGTTACATGCATCATATTATTTTTCTACTGCTCCATGGAAACTTCATAACTAGaattttaaaatccattaaatGTTAGAAAACCAGCTAAAGATTTATTTCACTTTGctactttttatatttttgtaaaccAACCCTAAGAGAAATTGGATTAACACAAAACAAAATCAATGATACATAGTGGAAATACATTTAAGACTGGCTGTTTGGCTTTGCAGACCTGCCCTCTCTTATTGAGGGTCTTCACCACAAACAATGGGCGTCATCACCGAATGGATGAGTTTGCGCGTGGAAATGTACCTTCCAGTGAACTTCAGATCTACACATGGTGAGTTCTTGCCTTTACAGGTAACCATTTGTCTATGTATCAATATTGCATTAAAAACATATGAAAAGCATCATTTATGGTGTGATAGCAGAAAGGGGTTGCTGCTTTTTCTAATGCACAGAAGTTCTACTTCTGATAGAAGAAAGGCAGAAAAATTGGGAAGTCGGTTTTATAGCTTTCCTATTAATGGACAGTTTGTACCAGTGGAAATTGCACTCTACTGAGCAAAATGGAGAGGTGTATTTGAAATGTGAATGTTACCATGTTTACCAAAGAAAGAAGACTGCCTAATTTGTTTGTAGAATTGTCTATTGCTGATTTTTTAATGAATATAATTGTGGATTGATACTGTATGTTGGTTATACTTCAAAAGATAGAAAACATGGAGATATATATGGTTGATTTTATGttgaaatcaccctggtattcccaaaagaaagcaaagacgcttcctcccatatttgggaatgcCAGGGTGATTTTtacagaaaatcaaccatatgACTCTTCCCTGGCAAAAGCTGATTTGGAGGTGAGCCTGTAGcatagaggttaatatcctgccttacATGCAGcatgctacaggttcaaatcccagtaagggcatgTCTGcctgatgagaccataacaaagtcgaaatagatctataacaaattcccttctttttcacttatcagcaaaaatatgtaaccaagaTCGATATTGGTATGAGAGGAGAAAAAGATTGTATGATGGCAAATTATACATGCCTAGTGGAGCAAGTACATTGTTCGTATATTCTAATACCATATTCTACTGGTATTTGTTTACATGCATAGAAAAATTAAGTCCTGCAAATATTAATGGAAAGGCAATGGTTAATATTTGATATACTTATTGTTTGAcaaaagaagcaaaaataaatgAGTTTCTTACCACTTGGATACTTGAAGTGATCCAGTTAGGTTAGGAGAAACATAAGAAATTGAACATAATGGGAATGGGGCACTTAAGAAGAGTGTGTAATGAAATAAGGTCAGGGatatgaattaaattaaaaaagtGAGTTTGATACAAAAAAGTAATCTGAAGAAGCATTTTGTAATAGAATAAGAACCAACAACTATATGACAGATTAATAAGTTAAAAAGGGAAAGATTAATAAAACTATTTGAGCTGAAACTTTCAGAATATGTGAGAAGTTTGAAggatctaaagcaggggtgtcaaactcacgttgtcATGGCAGAACCACATGATGTATCGGGACTTTCCCCCCTTTACTAAATTgtgcatgggcatggccagcatctGACCCAtgagctgggagtttgacagtcctgacCTAAagtaatagtacagtggtacctctacttacgaacttaattcattccatgaccaggttcctaagtagaaaagcttgtaagaagaagcaatttttcccataggaatgaatgtaaaagcaaataatgtgtgcgattgggaaaaccacagggacggtggaggccctgttttctcccaggagattcctagagaggccccacggagtcttctccccaccttttatggtcctgtgtcctcccaggagattcctagagaggccccacagaggcttctccctgtcttttccagttacagtttcagacgcTCGGGTTtgaaagtggaaaatagttcttgagaagaggcaaaaaaatcttgaacacccggttcttacctagaaaagtttgtaagtagagtcattcttagatagaggaaccactatacagtgatacctcgtcttacaaacccctcgtcatacaaacctttcgagatacaaacccggggtttaagatttttttgcctcttcttccaaactattttcaccttacaaacccaagccgccaccactgggatgccccacccccTGACTTCTATTGCctgcgaagtgcccatttttgcgctgctgggattcccgaggctcccctccatgggaaacaccacctctggacttccatgtttttgcctcttctcaatcccagcagtgcaaaaatgggcgcttcgctggcaatggaagtccggaggtggggcttccagcgaggggagcctcagcgaaatcgcagcatcacaaaaacacggaagtctggaggtggggtttcgaggacttccgtgtttttgcgatcctgcaaccccacctccagacttccgttgccagcgaagcacccgtttttgcactgctgggattcccctgcagcatgacaaaaacacggaagtctggaggtggtgtttcccatggaggggagcctcagggcaatcccagaagtgcaaaaacaggcgcttcggctggcaaaaggggtgagttttgggcttgcacgcattaatcccttttccattgattcctatgggaaacattgtcttatcttacaaacttttcaccttacaaaccttgtcccggaaccaattaagtttgtaagatgaggtatcactgtatatggatatAATGGAAGCATGGATGGTTGGCAAAGAAAAGTATGGAAGTGTTGAGGTAAGCTAAATTTATATTATTCCTCCTTTTCTTTGCTTACTATTTGCGAAAGACAATAATATTGTTGAGGTATCTATGGATTCCTACATGAGtgttttacaaaaaaagaaatgagtgCTAATTCAAATCAAGTCATAATGACAAGAGAAAATGCAAAATATCTCTGATGCACACATAATTTGGGAAATTGGAGGAAGCCATTTACCACCAAAAGAAATATTTGTGAAGTATTTAGTGGGGAATATATTTCTTGATGCAATACTTTTCAGCTCCATGGTTCCTTCTTAGAATTAATACCATAAAATGAGAATCTACACTTACTAAATTGACCTTGATTTTGTTTTCCTCCAGGATGGATGCAACTTTAAAAGAGCTGACCAGTTTAGTGAAGGAAGTCTATCCAGAAGCAAGGAAGAAGGGGACACATTTCAACTTTGCAATAGTTTATACAGATCTCAAAAGGCCTGGGTACAGGTAATACCACTAATGGTAAAAGTGTCTCTACACAATGTTGTTAGTTGCAAGGTTTAAAAATTGTAGCATGCAATAGGGAACAAAAATTAATATGATGTAAAACTAAACTTAGTGTTTGTAAATTAAAGAGTCTTCTTACAATGGTTAATTATATCCTTTTCCCTATCctataaaatatatttgtaaagTCAGGCAGCTGCTAAATTATATATATCTCTGAACTGTAGCTGCCAATTATTTCAGGAGAAAGCAGCTGATTTCTTTCAGATGGAGAAAGTTATTTGGttctagaaagaaaaataattcttcTCTAAAGAAAATTAGAGCTTAAATTTG of the Erythrolamprus reginae isolate rEryReg1 chromosome 4, rEryReg1.hap1, whole genome shotgun sequence genome contains:
- the SAP18 gene encoding histone deacetylase complex subunit SAP18, translating into MAVESRVTQEEIKKEPEKPIDREKTCPLLLRVFTTNNGRHHRMDEFARGNVPSSELQIYTWMDATLKELTSLVKEVYPEARKKGTHFNFAIVYTDLKRPGYRVKEIGSTMSGRKGTDDSMTLQSQKFQIGDYLDIAITPPNRAPPPSGRMRPY